The following proteins are co-located in the Callospermophilus lateralis isolate mCalLat2 chromosome 8, mCalLat2.hap1, whole genome shotgun sequence genome:
- the LOC143406076 gene encoding 17-beta-hydroxysteroid dehydrogenase 13 isoform X1 produces MNIVLDILLLLVTIIYSYLESLVKFFLPRRRKSVAGEIVLITGAGHGIGRLTAYEFAKRKSRLVLWDINKHGVEETATECQKLGAIVHAFVVDCSSREEIYSSVNQIKKEVGDVTIVVNNAGAIYPADLLSTKDEEITKTFEVNILGHFWIIKALLPSMIKRNYGHIVTVASVCGHGVIPYLIPYCSSKFAAVGFHRALTAELETLGKTGIKTSCLCPVFVNTGFTKNPSTRLWPVLETDEVARSLIDGILTNKKMIFVPSYIGISLTLEKFLPERALAALSRIQNIQFEAVVGHKTRMK; encoded by the exons ATGAACATTGTCTTGGATATCCTCCTGCTTCTGGTCACCATCATCTACTCCTACTTGGAGTCATTGGTGAAGTTTTTCCTTCCCCGAAGGAGAAAATCTGTGGCTGGGGAGATTGTTCTCATTACCGGAGCTGGGCATGGAATAGGCAGGCTGACTGCCTATGAATTTGCAAAGCGGAAAAGCAGACTGGTTCTTTGGGATATTAATAAG CATGGTGTTGAGGAAACTGCAACTGAATGTCAAAAATTAGGGGCCATTGTGCATGCATTTGTGGTCGACTGCAGTAGCCGAGAGGAGATTTACAGCTCCGTGAATCAG ATAAAGAAAGAAGTGGGTGACGTAACCATCGTGGTGAATAATGCTGGAGCAATATATCCAGCCGATCTTCTTAGTACCAAGGATGAGGAAATTACCAAAACATTTGAAGTCAACATCCTGGGACATTTTTGG ATCATAAAAGCACTTCTTCCTTCAATGATAAAGAGAAATTACGGCCACATTGTCACAGTGGCTTCAGTGTGCGGCCATGGAGTAATTCCCTATCTTATCCCATATTG TTCCAGCAAATTTGCAGCTGTTGGCTTTCACAGGGCTCTGACAGCAGAACTTGAAACCTTGGGGAAAACTGGTATCAAAACCTCATGTCTCTGCCCAGTTTTTGTGAATACTGGGTTCACCAAAAACCCAAGCACAAG ATTATGGCCGGTATTAGAGACAGATGAAGTTGCAAGAAGTCTGATAGATGGAATACTTACTAATAAGAAAATGATTTTTGTGCCATCATATATTGGTATTTCTCTAACACTGGAAAA gtttCTTCCTGAACGTGCCTTGGCAGCTTTAAGTCGTATacagaatatacaatttgaagCAGTGGTTGGTCACAAAACCAGAATGAAATGA
- the LOC143406076 gene encoding 17-beta-hydroxysteroid dehydrogenase 13 isoform X2 → MNIVLDILLLLVTIIYSYLESLVKFFLPRRRKSVAGEIVLITGAGHGIGRLTAYEFAKRKSRLVLWDINKIKKEVGDVTIVVNNAGAIYPADLLSTKDEEITKTFEVNILGHFWIIKALLPSMIKRNYGHIVTVASVCGHGVIPYLIPYCSSKFAAVGFHRALTAELETLGKTGIKTSCLCPVFVNTGFTKNPSTRLWPVLETDEVARSLIDGILTNKKMIFVPSYIGISLTLEKFLPERALAALSRIQNIQFEAVVGHKTRMK, encoded by the exons ATGAACATTGTCTTGGATATCCTCCTGCTTCTGGTCACCATCATCTACTCCTACTTGGAGTCATTGGTGAAGTTTTTCCTTCCCCGAAGGAGAAAATCTGTGGCTGGGGAGATTGTTCTCATTACCGGAGCTGGGCATGGAATAGGCAGGCTGACTGCCTATGAATTTGCAAAGCGGAAAAGCAGACTGGTTCTTTGGGATATTAATAAG ATAAAGAAAGAAGTGGGTGACGTAACCATCGTGGTGAATAATGCTGGAGCAATATATCCAGCCGATCTTCTTAGTACCAAGGATGAGGAAATTACCAAAACATTTGAAGTCAACATCCTGGGACATTTTTGG ATCATAAAAGCACTTCTTCCTTCAATGATAAAGAGAAATTACGGCCACATTGTCACAGTGGCTTCAGTGTGCGGCCATGGAGTAATTCCCTATCTTATCCCATATTG TTCCAGCAAATTTGCAGCTGTTGGCTTTCACAGGGCTCTGACAGCAGAACTTGAAACCTTGGGGAAAACTGGTATCAAAACCTCATGTCTCTGCCCAGTTTTTGTGAATACTGGGTTCACCAAAAACCCAAGCACAAG ATTATGGCCGGTATTAGAGACAGATGAAGTTGCAAGAAGTCTGATAGATGGAATACTTACTAATAAGAAAATGATTTTTGTGCCATCATATATTGGTATTTCTCTAACACTGGAAAA gtttCTTCCTGAACGTGCCTTGGCAGCTTTAAGTCGTATacagaatatacaatttgaagCAGTGGTTGGTCACAAAACCAGAATGAAATGA